Proteins encoded by one window of Arabidopsis thaliana chromosome 2, partial sequence:
- a CDS encoding hAT family dimerization domain-containing protein (hAT family dimerisation domain; FUNCTIONS IN: protein dimerization activity; INVOLVED IN: biological_process unknown; LOCATED IN: cellular_component unknown; CONTAINS InterPro DOMAIN/s: HAT dimerisation (InterPro:IPR008906); BEST Arabidopsis thaliana protein match is: hAT family dimerisation domain (TAIR:AT2G06500.1); Has 483 Blast hits to 479 proteins in 38 species: Archae - 0; Bacteria - 0; Metazoa - 319; Fungi - 0; Plants - 163; Viruses - 0; Other Eukaryotes - 1 (source: NCBI BLink).) produces the protein MDQALYSLETRFEQFQRYEQIFGFLFDLKKLQSASDDSLMASCTNLKDALTHGTHSDILASDLFYELKILREALPKEVRRPIEVLDFLQKVEGCYPNSWIAYQVLLTIPVSVASAERSFSKLKLIKSYLRSSMSQERLSDLAILSIERALVREVDFERLANDFVGKKGRRITL, from the coding sequence ATGGATCAAGCTCTTTACTCGCTTGAGACAAGATTCGAACAATTCCAAAGGTATGAACAaatatttgggtttttgtttgatttgaaaaagTTGCAGTCGGCGAGTGATGATAGTTTGATGGCATCTTGTACCAACCTTAAAGATGCTTTAACTCATGGAACACATTCAGATATTCTTGCTAGTGATCTCTTTTATGAACTAAAAATTCTAAGAGAAGCTTTACCCAAGGAAGTTAGGAGGCCTATTGAAGTGTTAGACTTCTTGCAAAAAGTTGAAGGTTGTTATCCTAATTCATGGATTGCTTATCAAGTATTGTTGACAATTCCAGTTTCGGTTGCATCTGCGGAAAGAAGTTTTTCAAAGCTGAAATTGATAAAATCTTATCTTCGTTCGAGTATGTCACAAGAAAGGTTAAGTGACTTGGCGATCTTATCTATCGAAAGAGCATTGGTTAGAGAAGTTGACTTTGAACGTTTGGCTAATGATTTTGTTGggaagaaaggaagaagaattaCGCTTTAG
- a CDS encoding CAP (Cysteine-rich secretory proteins, Antigen 5, and Pathogenesis-related 1 protein) superfamily protein (CAP (Cysteine-rich secretory proteins, Antigen 5, and Pathogenesis-related 1 protein) superfamily protein; FUNCTIONS IN: molecular_function unknown; INVOLVED IN: biological_process unknown; LOCATED IN: extracellular region; EXPRESSED IN: hypocotyl, root, flower; EXPRESSED DURING: petal differentiation and expansion stage; CONTAINS InterPro DOMAIN/s: Allergen V5/Tpx-1 related (InterPro:IPR001283), SCP-like extracellular (InterPro:IPR014044); BEST Arabidopsis thaliana protein match is: CAP (Cysteine-rich secretory proteins, Antigen 5, and Pathogenesis-related 1 protein) superfamily protein (TAIR:AT2G19980.1); Has 2315 Blast hits to 2257 proteins in 296 species: Archae - 0; Bacteria - 56; Metazoa - 1092; Fungi - 268; Plants - 864; Viruses - 0; Other Eukaryotes - 35 (source: NCBI BLink).) → MSSFRYTFVLLTLLSVLLTRAYGLPRVRPIKDVQPRKTLKVHNQIRAAVGVAPLKWNKTVAAYAQKFANRQAKAGVCDYSSMRHSDGPYGENIAAGWVQPKDQMSGPIAAKYWLTEKPNYDHATNKCKDVCGHYTQMVANQSLSLGCGSFRCHENELIYIVCNYYPMPVGDENTRPY, encoded by the coding sequence ATGTCCTCTTTTCGTTATACTTTCGTCCTACTGACATTactctctgttttgttaaCTCGAGCGTATGGTCTACCTAGGGTAAGACCAATCAAAGATGTCCAACCGAGAAAAACGCTAAAGGTTCACAACCAGATCCGAGCCGCGGTCGGGGTGGCTCCACTGAAGTGGAACAAAACCGTAGCGGCCTATGCACAGAAATTTGCAAATAGACAAGCTAAAGCCGGAGTCTGCGACTACAGCTCCATGAGACATTCTGATGGACCTTACGGCGAGAATATCGCCGCGGGATGGGTCCAACCTAAGGACCAAATGAGCGGTCCGATAGCGGCAAAGTATTGGTTGACGGAGAAGCCAAACTACGATCATGCGACCAACAAATGCAAAGATGTTTGCGGACACTACACTCAGATGGTGGCCAATCAATCGTTAAGTCTCGGATGTGGCTCGTTCAGGTGTCATGAGAATGAGTTGATTTATATTGTATGTAACTATTATCCTATGCCAGTGGGTGATGAGAATACCCGTCCTTATTGA
- a CDS encoding hAT family dimerization domain-containing protein, with product MFEIYRIDYFIQIMDQALYSLETRFEQFQSFGCICGKKFFKAEIDKILSSFEYVTRKVK from the exons ATGTTCGAAATTTACAGAATTGACTACTTCATCCAAATCATGGATCAAGCTCTTTACTCGCTTGAGACAAGATTCGAACAATTCCAAAG TTTCGGTTGCATCTGCGGAAAGAAGTTTTTCAAAGCTGAAATTGATAAAATCTTATCTTCGTTCGAGTATGTCACAAGAAAGGTTAAGTGA
- a CDS encoding CAP (Cysteine-rich secretory proteins, Antigen 5, and Pathogenesis-related 1 protein) superfamily protein (CAP (Cysteine-rich secretory proteins, Antigen 5, and Pathogenesis-related 1 protein) superfamily protein; FUNCTIONS IN: molecular_function unknown; INVOLVED IN: biological_process unknown; LOCATED IN: endomembrane system, extracellular region; EXPRESSED IN: sepal, male gametophyte, flower, pollen tube; EXPRESSED DURING: L mature pollen stage, M germinated pollen stage, 4 anthesis; CONTAINS InterPro DOMAIN/s: Allergen V5/Tpx-1 related (InterPro:IPR001283), SCP-like extracellular (InterPro:IPR014044); BEST Arabidopsis thaliana protein match is: CAP (Cysteine-rich secretory proteins, Antigen 5, and Pathogenesis-related 1 protein) superfamily protein (TAIR:AT2G19970.1); Has 1947 Blast hits to 1907 proteins in 260 species: Archae - 0; Bacteria - 42; Metazoa - 857; Fungi - 192; Plants - 831; Viruses - 0; Other Eukaryotes - 25 (source: NCBI BLink).), with translation MSFSGYSFIVLTLLSIVLTQIYGLRSFSRMDDLQPAETLAVHNQIRAADQKLAAHAQRYANVRSQDCAMKYSTDGTYGENIAAGWVQPMDTMSGPIATKFWFTEKPYYNYATNKCSEPCGHYTQIVANQSTHLGCGTVRCFKNEYVWVVCNYAPRPMGDANTRPY, from the exons CGTCTTAACTCAAATCTATGGTTTGAGAAGCTTTAGCCGAATGGACGATCTCCAACCGGCAGAAACACTAGCGGTTCACAACCAGATTCGAGCTGCG GACCAAAAACTTGCTGCCCATGCACAGAGGTACGCTAACGTACGTTCCCAAGACTGCGCCATGAAATATTCCACCGACGGAACGTACGGAGAGAATATAGCCGCCGGGTGGGTCCAACCTATGGACACCATGAGCGGTCCGATCGCAACAAAGTTTTGGTTTACGGAGAAGCCTTATTACAATTATGCCACCAACAAATGCAGTGAACCGTGTGGGCATTATACTCAGATTGTGGCTAATCAATCGACACACCTTGGTTGTGGTACGGTTAGGTGTTTTAAGAATGAGTATGTTTGGGTCGTATGTAACTATGCTCCTAGGCCGATGGGTGATGCTAATACTCGTCCGTACTGA
- a CDS encoding hAT family dimerization domain-containing protein: MDQALYSLETRFEQFQSFGCICGKKFFKAEIDKILSSFEYVTRKVK, encoded by the exons ATGGATCAAGCTCTTTACTCGCTTGAGACAAGATTCGAACAATTCCAAAG TTTCGGTTGCATCTGCGGAAAGAAGTTTTTCAAAGCTGAAATTGATAAAATCTTATCTTCGTTCGAGTATGTCACAAGAAAGGTTAAGTGA
- a CDS encoding hAT family dimerization domain-containing protein: protein MFEIYRIDYFIQIMDQALYSLETRFEQFQRYEQIFGFLFDLKKLQSASDDSLMASCTNLKDALTHGTHSDILASDLFYELKILREALPKEVRRPIEVLDFLQKVEGCYPNSWIAYQVLLTIPVSVASAERSFSKLKLIKSYLRSSMSQERLSDLAILSIERALVREVDFERLANDFVGKKGRRITL from the coding sequence ATGTTCGAAATTTACAGAATTGACTACTTCATCCAAATCATGGATCAAGCTCTTTACTCGCTTGAGACAAGATTCGAACAATTCCAAAGGTATGAACAaatatttgggtttttgtttgatttgaaaaagTTGCAGTCGGCGAGTGATGATAGTTTGATGGCATCTTGTACCAACCTTAAAGATGCTTTAACTCATGGAACACATTCAGATATTCTTGCTAGTGATCTCTTTTATGAACTAAAAATTCTAAGAGAAGCTTTACCCAAGGAAGTTAGGAGGCCTATTGAAGTGTTAGACTTCTTGCAAAAAGTTGAAGGTTGTTATCCTAATTCATGGATTGCTTATCAAGTATTGTTGACAATTCCAGTTTCGGTTGCATCTGCGGAAAGAAGTTTTTCAAAGCTGAAATTGATAAAATCTTATCTTCGTTCGAGTATGTCACAAGAAAGGTTAAGTGACTTGGCGATCTTATCTATCGAAAGAGCATTGGTTAGAGAAGTTGACTTTGAACGTTTGGCTAATGATTTTGTTGggaagaaaggaagaagaattaCGCTTTAG
- the GC1 gene encoding golgin Putative 1 (golgin candidate 1 (GC1); CONTAINS InterPro DOMAIN/s: Golgin subfamily A member 5 (InterPro:IPR019177); BEST Arabidopsis thaliana protein match is: golgin candidate 2 (TAIR:AT1G18190.1); Has 72479 Blast hits to 43598 proteins in 2837 species: Archae - 714; Bacteria - 12764; Metazoa - 33819; Fungi - 6786; Plants - 4969; Viruses - 184; Other Eukaryotes - 13243 (source: NCBI BLink).), with protein MASWLKAAEDLFEVVDRRAKSVVEDLSEEQNDLQLPASGRKGSQGKRTSSKKKKLVKEESSNKRDSSGDQSGPGVSQSEVPPSKSSVSTDETSSSGPVLLTREIHPTDADVQSVLSLPLSVADTKSDDAAVVAQESIVDGDRSESKHADGDIPNDSLVQPSPSLPDKEIEVVVSENLMDAPKNGTQRELDDSSKRDVENLDSVVHAPSVNEGNVAQSTGDEVKVGTSINLEKEQEPKVPVTSTNLKREQDRRADTTSMKIQDQLEEAQGLLKATVSTGQSKEARLARVCAGLSSRLQEIKAENAQLEELLTAEQELTKSYEASIRHLQKDLSAAKSEVTKVESSMVEALAAKNSEIETLVSAMDALKNQAALNEGKLSSLQGDMESIMRNRELAETRMMQALREELATTERRAEEERSAHNATKMAAMERERELEHRAVDASTALVRIQRIADERTAKVADFEQKVALLEAECTSLNQELQDMEVRARRGQKKAPDEANQVIQIQAWQDEVDRARQGQRDAEEKLSLMEAEMQKLRVEMAAMKRDAEHYSRQEHTELEKRYRELTDLLYYKQTQLETMASEKAAAEFQLEKEVKRLHEAQVEVEKSRVSRRASATWEEDSEIKTLEPLPLYHRHMATASTQLQNAVKLLDSGAVRATRFLWRYPIARMFLLFYLVFVHLFLMYLIHRLQEQAEAQEVAAMTNNVFRL; from the exons ATGGCGTCTTGGCTTAAAGCTGCCGAAG ATTTATTTGAGGTTGTTGATCGAAGAGCAAAATCAGTGGTTGAAGATCTTTCAGAAGAACAGAACGATTTGCAGTTGCCAG CTTCTGGTAGGAAAGGGTCTCAAGGGAAGAGAACAAGTTCAAAGAAAAAG AAACTtgtaaaagaagaatcttctaACAAAAGAGATTCTTCTGGTGATCAATCTGGCCCAGGGGTATCACAGTCAGAGGTTCCTCCATCTAAAAGTTCTGTTTCCACTGACGAGACATCTTCTTCAGGGCCTGTCTTGCTGACAAGAGAGATTCACCCGACTGATGCAGATGTCCAGAGTGTTCTATCACTTCCACTATCAGTGGCTGATACAAAAAGTGACGATGCTGCTGTTGTAGCTCAAGAAAGTATTGTGGATGGTGATCGTTCTGAGTCAAAGCATGCTGATGGAGATATTCCAAATGATTCTTTGGTGCAACCATCACCATCTTTACCTGACAAAGAAATTGAGGTCGTTGTCAGTGAGAACCTGATGGATGCTCCCAAAAATGGCACACAACGAGAGTTAGATGATTCTTCAAAAAGAGACGTGGAGAATCTGGATTCTGTAGTGCATGCTCCTTCGGTTAATGAAGGAAATGTGGCTCAAAGCACGGGCGATGAGGTGAAAGTTGGCACTTCAATCAATCTGGAGAAAGAACAGGAACCGAAAGTTCCTGTCACCTCAACCAATCTGAAAAGAGAGCAAGATCGTAGAGCTGATACGACTTCCATGAAGATTCAAGATCAACTTGAAGAG GCTCAAGGTTTGCTAAAAGCTACAGTTTCCACTGGGCAGTCAAAAGAAGCCAGGTTAGCAAGG GTTTGTGCTGGACTTTCGTCCCGTCTTCAAGAAATTAAAGCGGAAAATGCACAGTTGGAAGAGCTTCTCACTGCAGAG CAAGAGCTTACCAAGTCATATGAAGCTAGCATTAGACACTTGCAAAAAGATCTGTCAGCTGCTAAAAGTGAAGTGACGAAAGTAGAGTCAAGCATGGTTGAGGCACTAGCAGCTAAAAACTCAGAGATAGAAACACTTGTCAGCGCAATGGATGCCCTTAAAAATCAGGCTGCTCTGAACGAAGGAAAATTGTCGTCTCTCCAG GGAGACATGGAGTCTATtatgagaaacagagaattgGCTGAGACTAGGATGATGCAG GCATTGCGGGAGGAGCTTGCCACTACTGAAAGGAGAGCCGAAGAGGAGCGTTCTGCTCATAATGCCACAAAAATG GCTGCCATGGAAAGGGAAAGGGAACTAGAGCACAGGGCTGTGGATGCTTCCACAGCACTTGTTAGAATTCAG AGAATTGCTGATGAAAGGACAGCGAAAGTGGCAGATTTTGAACAGAAGGTGGCATTGCTTGAG GCCGAATGTACATCTCTGAATCAAGAGCTGCAAGATATGGAAGTTCGTGCTCGCAGAGGACAAAAGAAGGCTCCAGATGAAGCAAACCAAGTGATCCAG ATTCAAGCATGGCAGGACGAAGTGGACCGTGCTCGGCAAGGTCAAAGAGATGCTGAGGAGAAACTTTCTTTGATGGAG GCTGAAATGCAAAAGTTAAGGGTTGAAATGGCAGCCATGAAGAGGGATGCAGAACATTACTCACGCCAG GAGCATACAGAGCTGGAGAAACGATACCGTGAACTAACAGATTTACTG TACTATAAGCAAACACAACTAGAGACTATGGCGAGTGAGAAGGCTGCAGCAGAGTTTCAGTTGGAAAAAGAGGTCAAACGTCTTCATGAAGCACAG GTAGAGGTAGAAAAAAGTAGAGTTTCGCGACGCGCATCAGCAACTTGGGAAGAAGATTCTGAGATTAAGACACTTGA GCCTCTTCCATTGTATCACAGACACATGGCTACAGCGAGCACACAG TTGCAGAATGCAGTGAAACTGTTAGACTCAGGAGCTGTAAGGGCCACTAGGTTCCTTTGGCGGTACCCAATAGCACGGATGTTCCTACTTTTTTACCTT GTCTTTGTTCATCTCTTCTTGATGTATCTAATACACCGACTCCAG GAGCAAGCCGAGGCCCAGGAAGTTGCGGCAATGACCAACAACGTTTTCAGACTATAA
- the GC1 gene encoding golgin Putative 1 (golgin candidate 1 (GC1); FUNCTIONS IN: molecular_function unknown; INVOLVED IN: biological_process unknown; LOCATED IN: Golgi apparatus; CONTAINS InterPro DOMAIN/s: Golgin subfamily A member 5 (InterPro:IPR019177); BEST Arabidopsis thaliana protein match is: golgin candidate 2 (TAIR:AT1G18190.1).): MASWLKAAEDLFEVVDRRAKSVVEDLSEEQNDLQLPASGRKGSQGKRTSSKKKARQKLVKEESSNKRDSSGDQSGPGVSQSEVPPSKSSVSTDETSSSGPVLLTREIHPTDADVQSVLSLPLSVADTKSDDAAVVAQESIVDGDRSESKHADGDIPNDSLVQPSPSLPDKEIEVVVSENLMDAPKNGTQRELDDSSKRDVENLDSVVHAPSVNEGNVAQSTGDEVKVGTSINLEKEQEPKVPVTSTNLKREQDRRADTTSMKIQDQLEEAQGLLKATVSTGQSKEARLARVCAGLSSRLQEIKAENAQLEELLTAEQELTKSYEASIRHLQKDLSAAKSEVTKVESSMVEALAAKNSEIETLVSAMDALKNQAALNEGKLSSLQGDMESIMRNRELAETRMMQALREELATTERRAEEERSAHNATKMAAMERERELEHRAVDASTALVRIQRIADERTAKVADFEQKVALLEAECTSLNQELQDMEVRARRGQKKAPDEANQVIQIQAWQDEVDRARQGQRDAEEKLSLMEAEMQKLRVEMAAMKRDAEHYSRQEHTELEKRYRELTDLLYYKQTQLETMASEKAAAEFQLEKEVKRLHEAQVEVEKSRVSRRASATWEEDSEIKTLEPLPLYHRHMATASTQLQNAVKLLDSGAVRATRFLWRYPIARMFLLFYLVFVHLFLMYLIHRLQEQAEAQEVAAMTNNVFRL; this comes from the exons ATGGCGTCTTGGCTTAAAGCTGCCGAAG ATTTATTTGAGGTTGTTGATCGAAGAGCAAAATCAGTGGTTGAAGATCTTTCAGAAGAACAGAACGATTTGCAGTTGCCAG CTTCTGGTAGGAAAGGGTCTCAAGGGAAGAGAACAAGTTCAAAGAAAAAG GCTCGACAGAAACTtgtaaaagaagaatcttctaACAAAAGAGATTCTTCTGGTGATCAATCTGGCCCAGGGGTATCACAGTCAGAGGTTCCTCCATCTAAAAGTTCTGTTTCCACTGACGAGACATCTTCTTCAGGGCCTGTCTTGCTGACAAGAGAGATTCACCCGACTGATGCAGATGTCCAGAGTGTTCTATCACTTCCACTATCAGTGGCTGATACAAAAAGTGACGATGCTGCTGTTGTAGCTCAAGAAAGTATTGTGGATGGTGATCGTTCTGAGTCAAAGCATGCTGATGGAGATATTCCAAATGATTCTTTGGTGCAACCATCACCATCTTTACCTGACAAAGAAATTGAGGTCGTTGTCAGTGAGAACCTGATGGATGCTCCCAAAAATGGCACACAACGAGAGTTAGATGATTCTTCAAAAAGAGACGTGGAGAATCTGGATTCTGTAGTGCATGCTCCTTCGGTTAATGAAGGAAATGTGGCTCAAAGCACGGGCGATGAGGTGAAAGTTGGCACTTCAATCAATCTGGAGAAAGAACAGGAACCGAAAGTTCCTGTCACCTCAACCAATCTGAAAAGAGAGCAAGATCGTAGAGCTGATACGACTTCCATGAAGATTCAAGATCAACTTGAAGAG GCTCAAGGTTTGCTAAAAGCTACAGTTTCCACTGGGCAGTCAAAAGAAGCCAGGTTAGCAAGG GTTTGTGCTGGACTTTCGTCCCGTCTTCAAGAAATTAAAGCGGAAAATGCACAGTTGGAAGAGCTTCTCACTGCAGAG CAAGAGCTTACCAAGTCATATGAAGCTAGCATTAGACACTTGCAAAAAGATCTGTCAGCTGCTAAAAGTGAAGTGACGAAAGTAGAGTCAAGCATGGTTGAGGCACTAGCAGCTAAAAACTCAGAGATAGAAACACTTGTCAGCGCAATGGATGCCCTTAAAAATCAGGCTGCTCTGAACGAAGGAAAATTGTCGTCTCTCCAG GGAGACATGGAGTCTATtatgagaaacagagaattgGCTGAGACTAGGATGATGCAG GCATTGCGGGAGGAGCTTGCCACTACTGAAAGGAGAGCCGAAGAGGAGCGTTCTGCTCATAATGCCACAAAAATG GCTGCCATGGAAAGGGAAAGGGAACTAGAGCACAGGGCTGTGGATGCTTCCACAGCACTTGTTAGAATTCAG AGAATTGCTGATGAAAGGACAGCGAAAGTGGCAGATTTTGAACAGAAGGTGGCATTGCTTGAG GCCGAATGTACATCTCTGAATCAAGAGCTGCAAGATATGGAAGTTCGTGCTCGCAGAGGACAAAAGAAGGCTCCAGATGAAGCAAACCAAGTGATCCAG ATTCAAGCATGGCAGGACGAAGTGGACCGTGCTCGGCAAGGTCAAAGAGATGCTGAGGAGAAACTTTCTTTGATGGAG GCTGAAATGCAAAAGTTAAGGGTTGAAATGGCAGCCATGAAGAGGGATGCAGAACATTACTCACGCCAG GAGCATACAGAGCTGGAGAAACGATACCGTGAACTAACAGATTTACTG TACTATAAGCAAACACAACTAGAGACTATGGCGAGTGAGAAGGCTGCAGCAGAGTTTCAGTTGGAAAAAGAGGTCAAACGTCTTCATGAAGCACAG GTAGAGGTAGAAAAAAGTAGAGTTTCGCGACGCGCATCAGCAACTTGGGAAGAAGATTCTGAGATTAAGACACTTGA GCCTCTTCCATTGTATCACAGACACATGGCTACAGCGAGCACACAG TTGCAGAATGCAGTGAAACTGTTAGACTCAGGAGCTGTAAGGGCCACTAGGTTCCTTTGGCGGTACCCAATAGCACGGATGTTCCTACTTTTTTACCTT GTCTTTGTTCATCTCTTCTTGATGTATCTAATACACCGACTCCAG GAGCAAGCCGAGGCCCAGGAAGTTGCGGCAATGACCAACAACGTTTTCAGACTATAA